The Lynx canadensis isolate LIC74 chromosome D1, mLynCan4.pri.v2, whole genome shotgun sequence genome has a segment encoding these proteins:
- the MARK2 gene encoding serine/threonine-protein kinase MARK2 isoform X2 — protein sequence MSSARTPLPTLNERDTEQPTLGHLDPKPSSKSNMLRGRNSAASADEQPHIGNYRLLKTIGKGNFAKVKLARHILTGKEVAVKIIDKTQLNSSSLQKLFREVRIMKVLNHPNIVKLFEVIETEKTLYLVMEYASGGEVFDYLVAHGRMKEKEARAKFRQIVSAVQYCHQKFIVHRDLKAENLLLDADMNIKIADFGFSNEFTFGNKLDTFCGSPPYAAPELFQGKKYDGPEVDVWSLGVILYTLVSGSLPFDGQNLKELRERVLRGKYRIPFYMSTDCENLLKKFLILNPSKRGTLEQIMKDRWMNVGHEDDELKPYVEPLPDYKDPRRTELMVSMGYTREEIQDSLVGQRYNEVMATYLLLGYKSSELEGDTITLKPRPSADLTNSNAPSPSHKVQRSVSANPKQRRFSDQAGPAIPTSNSYSKKTQSNNAENKRPEDDRESGRKASSTAKVPASPLPGLERKKTTPTPSTNSVLSTSTNRSRNSPLLERASLGQASIQNGKDSLTMPGSRASTASASAAVSAARPRQHQKSMSASVHPNKATGLPPTDSNCEVPRPSTAPQRVPVASPSAHNISSSGGAPDRTNFPRGVSSRSTFHAGQLRQVRDQQNLPYGVTPASPSGNSQGRRGASGSIFSKFTSKFVRRNLSFRFARRNLNEPESKDRVETLRPHVVGGGGTDKEKEEFREAKPRSLRFTWSMKTTSSMEPNEMMREIRKVLDANSCQSELHEKYMLLCMHGTPGHENFVQWEMEVCKLPRLSLNGVRFKRISGTSMAFKNIASKIANELKL from the exons CCCACCTTGGGACACCTTGACCCCAAGCCCAGCAGTAAGTCCAACATGCTGCGGGGCCGCAACTCAGCCGCCTCTGCTGACGAGCAGCCCCACATCGGCAACTACCGGCTCCTTAAGACCATCGGCAAGGGCAACTTCGCCAAGGTGAAGCTGGCCCGGCACATCCTGACCGGGAAGGAG GTAGCTGTGAAGATCATTGACAAGACTCAACTGAactcctccagcctccagaaa ctaTTCCGCGAAGTAAGAATAATGAAGGTTTTGAATCATCCCAACATAG TTAAGTTATTTGAAGTGATCGAGACTGAAAAAACTCTCTACCTTGTCATGGAGTACGCTAGCGGAG GAGAGGTGTTTGATTACCTGGTGGCTCATGGcaggatgaaagaaaaagaggctcGAGCCAAATTCCGCCAG ataGTGTCTGCTGTGCAGTACTGTCACCAGAAGTTTATTGTTCATAGAGACTTAAAG GCGGAAAACCTGCTCTTGGATGCTGATATGAACATCAAGATTGCAGACTTCGGCTTCAGCAACGAATTCACCTTTGGGAACAAGCTGGATACCTTCTGCGGCAGTCCCCCGTATGCTGCCCCAGAGCTCTTCCAGGGCAAAAAGTATGACGGACCCGAGGTGGATGTGTGGAGCCTGGGAGTTATCCTGTATACACTGGTCAGCGGGTCCCTGCCTTTTGATGGACAGAACCTCAAG GAGCTACGGGAGCGGGTACTGAGGGGAAAATACCGCATTCCGTTCTACATGTCCACGGACTGTGAAAACCTGCTTAAGAAATTTCTCATTCTCAATCCCAGCAAGAGAGGCACTTTAGAG CAAATCATGAAAGATCGATGGATGAATGTGGGTCACGAAGATGACGAATTAAAGCCTTATGTGGAGCCACTCCCTGACTACAAGGACCCCCGGCGGACAG AATTGATGGTGTCCATGGGTTACACACGGGAAGAGATCCAGGACTCACTGGTGGGCCAGAGGTACAACGAAGTGATGGCCACCTATCTGCTCCTGGGCTACAAGAGCTCTGAG CTGGAGGGTGACACCATCACCTTGAAGCCCCGGCCTTCAGCTGATCTGACCAATAGCaatgccccttccccctcccacaagGTACAGCGTAGCGTCTCGGCCAACCCCAAGCAGCGGCGCTTCAGTGACCAGG CTGGTCCTGCCATTCCCACGTCCAATTCCTACTCTAAGAAGACTCAGAGTAATAACGCAGAAAATAAGCGGCCTGAGGACGACCGGGAGTCAGGGCGGAAGGCCAGCAGCACAGCCAAAGTGCCCGCCAGCCCCTTGCCCGGCCTGGAGAGGAAGaagaccacccccaccccttccacg AACAGCGTCCTCTCCACCAGCACAAACCGAAGCAGGAATTCCCCCCTTTTGGAGAGGGCCAGCCTTGGCCAGGCCTCCATCCAGAATGGCAAAGACAG CCTAACCATGCCAGGGTCCCGGGCCTCCACGGCTTCTGCTTCCGCCGCAGTCTCTGCGGCCCGGCCCCGCCAGCACCAGAAATCCATGTCGGCCTCCGTGCACCCCAACAAGGCCACTGGGCTGCCCCCCACGGACAGTAACTGTGAGGTGCCGCGGCCCAG CACGGCCCCCCAGCGTGTCCCTGTCGCCTCCCCCTCCGCCCACAACATCAGCAGCAGTGGTGGAGCCCCAGACCGAACTAATTTCCCCCGGGGCGTGTCCAGTCGAAGCACCTTCCACGCTGGGCAGCTCCGGCAGGTGCGGGACCAGCAGAATTTGCCCTACGGTGTGACCCCAGCGTCTCCCTCTGGCAACAGCCAGGGCCGGCGGGGGGCCTCGGGGAGCATCTTCAGCAAATTCACTTCCAAGTTTGTACGCAG aaatctGTCTTTCAGGTTTGCCAGAAG gaacctgaaTGAACCTGAGAGCAAAGACCGAGTGGAGACGCTCAG ACCTCACGTGGTGGGCGGCGGAGGCACTGACAAAGAAAAGGAGGAGTTTCGGGAGGCCAAGCCGCGCTCGCTACGCTTCACGTGGAGTATGAAGACCACGAGCTCCATGGAGCCCAATGAGATGATGCGGGAGATCCGCAAGGTGCTGGACGCAAACAGCTGCCAGAGCGAGCTGCACGAGAAGTACATGCTGCTGTGCATGCACGGCACGCCGGGCCACGAGAACTTCGTGCAGTGGGAGATGGAGGTGTGCAAACTGCCGCGGCTGTCTCTCAACGGCGTGCGATTTAAGCGGATATCGGGCACCTCCATGGCCTTCAAAAACATTGCCTCCAAAATAGCCAACGAGCTCAAGCTTTAA
- the MARK2 gene encoding serine/threonine-protein kinase MARK2 isoform X3 has translation MLRGRNSAASADEQPHIGNYRLLKTIGKGNFAKVKLARHILTGKEVAVKIIDKTQLNSSSLQKLFREVRIMKVLNHPNIVKLFEVIETEKTLYLVMEYASGGEVFDYLVAHGRMKEKEARAKFRQIVSAVQYCHQKFIVHRDLKAENLLLDADMNIKIADFGFSNEFTFGNKLDTFCGSPPYAAPELFQGKKYDGPEVDVWSLGVILYTLVSGSLPFDGQNLKELRERVLRGKYRIPFYMSTDCENLLKKFLILNPSKRGTLEQIMKDRWMNVGHEDDELKPYVEPLPDYKDPRRTELMVSMGYTREEIQDSLVGQRYNEVMATYLLLGYKSSELEGDTITLKPRPSADLTNSNAPSPSHKVQRSVSANPKQRRFSDQAGPAIPTSNSYSKKTQSNNAENKRPEDDRESGRKASSTAKVPASPLPGLERKKTTPTPSTNSVLSTSTNRSRNSPLLERASLGQASIQNGKDSLTMPGSRASTASASAAVSAARPRQHQKSMSASVHPNKATGLPPTDSNCEVPRPSTAPQRVPVASPSAHNISSSGGAPDRTNFPRGVSSRSTFHAGQLRQVRDQQNLPYGVTPASPSGNSQGRRGASGSIFSKFTSKFVRRPHVVGGGGTDKEKEEFREAKPRSLRFTWSMKTTSSMEPNEMMREIRKVLDANSCQSELHEKYMLLCMHGTPGHENFVQWEMEVCKLPRLSLNGVRFKRISGTSMAFKNIASKIANELKL, from the exons ATGCTGCGGGGCCGCAACTCAGCCGCCTCTGCTGACGAGCAGCCCCACATCGGCAACTACCGGCTCCTTAAGACCATCGGCAAGGGCAACTTCGCCAAGGTGAAGCTGGCCCGGCACATCCTGACCGGGAAGGAG GTAGCTGTGAAGATCATTGACAAGACTCAACTGAactcctccagcctccagaaa ctaTTCCGCGAAGTAAGAATAATGAAGGTTTTGAATCATCCCAACATAG TTAAGTTATTTGAAGTGATCGAGACTGAAAAAACTCTCTACCTTGTCATGGAGTACGCTAGCGGAG GAGAGGTGTTTGATTACCTGGTGGCTCATGGcaggatgaaagaaaaagaggctcGAGCCAAATTCCGCCAG ataGTGTCTGCTGTGCAGTACTGTCACCAGAAGTTTATTGTTCATAGAGACTTAAAG GCGGAAAACCTGCTCTTGGATGCTGATATGAACATCAAGATTGCAGACTTCGGCTTCAGCAACGAATTCACCTTTGGGAACAAGCTGGATACCTTCTGCGGCAGTCCCCCGTATGCTGCCCCAGAGCTCTTCCAGGGCAAAAAGTATGACGGACCCGAGGTGGATGTGTGGAGCCTGGGAGTTATCCTGTATACACTGGTCAGCGGGTCCCTGCCTTTTGATGGACAGAACCTCAAG GAGCTACGGGAGCGGGTACTGAGGGGAAAATACCGCATTCCGTTCTACATGTCCACGGACTGTGAAAACCTGCTTAAGAAATTTCTCATTCTCAATCCCAGCAAGAGAGGCACTTTAGAG CAAATCATGAAAGATCGATGGATGAATGTGGGTCACGAAGATGACGAATTAAAGCCTTATGTGGAGCCACTCCCTGACTACAAGGACCCCCGGCGGACAG AATTGATGGTGTCCATGGGTTACACACGGGAAGAGATCCAGGACTCACTGGTGGGCCAGAGGTACAACGAAGTGATGGCCACCTATCTGCTCCTGGGCTACAAGAGCTCTGAG CTGGAGGGTGACACCATCACCTTGAAGCCCCGGCCTTCAGCTGATCTGACCAATAGCaatgccccttccccctcccacaagGTACAGCGTAGCGTCTCGGCCAACCCCAAGCAGCGGCGCTTCAGTGACCAGG CTGGTCCTGCCATTCCCACGTCCAATTCCTACTCTAAGAAGACTCAGAGTAATAACGCAGAAAATAAGCGGCCTGAGGACGACCGGGAGTCAGGGCGGAAGGCCAGCAGCACAGCCAAAGTGCCCGCCAGCCCCTTGCCCGGCCTGGAGAGGAAGaagaccacccccaccccttccacg AACAGCGTCCTCTCCACCAGCACAAACCGAAGCAGGAATTCCCCCCTTTTGGAGAGGGCCAGCCTTGGCCAGGCCTCCATCCAGAATGGCAAAGACAG CCTAACCATGCCAGGGTCCCGGGCCTCCACGGCTTCTGCTTCCGCCGCAGTCTCTGCGGCCCGGCCCCGCCAGCACCAGAAATCCATGTCGGCCTCCGTGCACCCCAACAAGGCCACTGGGCTGCCCCCCACGGACAGTAACTGTGAGGTGCCGCGGCCCAG CACGGCCCCCCAGCGTGTCCCTGTCGCCTCCCCCTCCGCCCACAACATCAGCAGCAGTGGTGGAGCCCCAGACCGAACTAATTTCCCCCGGGGCGTGTCCAGTCGAAGCACCTTCCACGCTGGGCAGCTCCGGCAGGTGCGGGACCAGCAGAATTTGCCCTACGGTGTGACCCCAGCGTCTCCCTCTGGCAACAGCCAGGGCCGGCGGGGGGCCTCGGGGAGCATCTTCAGCAAATTCACTTCCAAGTTTGTACGCAG ACCTCACGTGGTGGGCGGCGGAGGCACTGACAAAGAAAAGGAGGAGTTTCGGGAGGCCAAGCCGCGCTCGCTACGCTTCACGTGGAGTATGAAGACCACGAGCTCCATGGAGCCCAATGAGATGATGCGGGAGATCCGCAAGGTGCTGGACGCAAACAGCTGCCAGAGCGAGCTGCACGAGAAGTACATGCTGCTGTGCATGCACGGCACGCCGGGCCACGAGAACTTCGTGCAGTGGGAGATGGAGGTGTGCAAACTGCCGCGGCTGTCTCTCAACGGCGTGCGATTTAAGCGGATATCGGGCACCTCCATGGCCTTCAAAAACATTGCCTCCAAAATAGCCAACGAGCTCAAGCTTTAA
- the MARK2 gene encoding serine/threonine-protein kinase MARK2 isoform X6, which yields MLRGRNSAASADEQPHIGNYRLLKTIGKGNFAKVKLARHILTGKEVAVKIIDKTQLNSSSLQKLFREVRIMKVLNHPNIVKLFEVIETEKTLYLVMEYASGGEVFDYLVAHGRMKEKEARAKFRQIVSAVQYCHQKFIVHRDLKAENLLLDADMNIKIADFGFSNEFTFGNKLDTFCGSPPYAAPELFQGKKYDGPEVDVWSLGVILYTLVSGSLPFDGQNLKELRERVLRGKYRIPFYMSTDCENLLKKFLILNPSKRGTLEQIMKDRWMNVGHEDDELKPYVEPLPDYKDPRRTELMVSMGYTREEIQDSLVGQRYNEVMATYLLLGYKSSELEGDTITLKPRPSADLTNSNAPSPSHKVQRSVSANPKQRRFSDQAGPAIPTSNSYSKKTQSNNAENKRPEDDRESGRKASSTAKVPASPLPGLERKKTTPTPSTNSVLSTSTNRSRNSPLLERASLGQASIQNGKDSTAPQRVPVASPSAHNISSSGGAPDRTNFPRGVSSRSTFHAGQLRQVRDQQNLPYGVTPASPSGNSQGRRGASGSIFSKFTSKFVRRPHVVGGGGTDKEKEEFREAKPRSLRFTWSMKTTSSMEPNEMMREIRKVLDANSCQSELHEKYMLLCMHGTPGHENFVQWEMEVCKLPRLSLNGVRFKRISGTSMAFKNIASKIANELKL from the exons ATGCTGCGGGGCCGCAACTCAGCCGCCTCTGCTGACGAGCAGCCCCACATCGGCAACTACCGGCTCCTTAAGACCATCGGCAAGGGCAACTTCGCCAAGGTGAAGCTGGCCCGGCACATCCTGACCGGGAAGGAG GTAGCTGTGAAGATCATTGACAAGACTCAACTGAactcctccagcctccagaaa ctaTTCCGCGAAGTAAGAATAATGAAGGTTTTGAATCATCCCAACATAG TTAAGTTATTTGAAGTGATCGAGACTGAAAAAACTCTCTACCTTGTCATGGAGTACGCTAGCGGAG GAGAGGTGTTTGATTACCTGGTGGCTCATGGcaggatgaaagaaaaagaggctcGAGCCAAATTCCGCCAG ataGTGTCTGCTGTGCAGTACTGTCACCAGAAGTTTATTGTTCATAGAGACTTAAAG GCGGAAAACCTGCTCTTGGATGCTGATATGAACATCAAGATTGCAGACTTCGGCTTCAGCAACGAATTCACCTTTGGGAACAAGCTGGATACCTTCTGCGGCAGTCCCCCGTATGCTGCCCCAGAGCTCTTCCAGGGCAAAAAGTATGACGGACCCGAGGTGGATGTGTGGAGCCTGGGAGTTATCCTGTATACACTGGTCAGCGGGTCCCTGCCTTTTGATGGACAGAACCTCAAG GAGCTACGGGAGCGGGTACTGAGGGGAAAATACCGCATTCCGTTCTACATGTCCACGGACTGTGAAAACCTGCTTAAGAAATTTCTCATTCTCAATCCCAGCAAGAGAGGCACTTTAGAG CAAATCATGAAAGATCGATGGATGAATGTGGGTCACGAAGATGACGAATTAAAGCCTTATGTGGAGCCACTCCCTGACTACAAGGACCCCCGGCGGACAG AATTGATGGTGTCCATGGGTTACACACGGGAAGAGATCCAGGACTCACTGGTGGGCCAGAGGTACAACGAAGTGATGGCCACCTATCTGCTCCTGGGCTACAAGAGCTCTGAG CTGGAGGGTGACACCATCACCTTGAAGCCCCGGCCTTCAGCTGATCTGACCAATAGCaatgccccttccccctcccacaagGTACAGCGTAGCGTCTCGGCCAACCCCAAGCAGCGGCGCTTCAGTGACCAGG CTGGTCCTGCCATTCCCACGTCCAATTCCTACTCTAAGAAGACTCAGAGTAATAACGCAGAAAATAAGCGGCCTGAGGACGACCGGGAGTCAGGGCGGAAGGCCAGCAGCACAGCCAAAGTGCCCGCCAGCCCCTTGCCCGGCCTGGAGAGGAAGaagaccacccccaccccttccacg AACAGCGTCCTCTCCACCAGCACAAACCGAAGCAGGAATTCCCCCCTTTTGGAGAGGGCCAGCCTTGGCCAGGCCTCCATCCAGAATGGCAAAGACAG CACGGCCCCCCAGCGTGTCCCTGTCGCCTCCCCCTCCGCCCACAACATCAGCAGCAGTGGTGGAGCCCCAGACCGAACTAATTTCCCCCGGGGCGTGTCCAGTCGAAGCACCTTCCACGCTGGGCAGCTCCGGCAGGTGCGGGACCAGCAGAATTTGCCCTACGGTGTGACCCCAGCGTCTCCCTCTGGCAACAGCCAGGGCCGGCGGGGGGCCTCGGGGAGCATCTTCAGCAAATTCACTTCCAAGTTTGTACGCAG ACCTCACGTGGTGGGCGGCGGAGGCACTGACAAAGAAAAGGAGGAGTTTCGGGAGGCCAAGCCGCGCTCGCTACGCTTCACGTGGAGTATGAAGACCACGAGCTCCATGGAGCCCAATGAGATGATGCGGGAGATCCGCAAGGTGCTGGACGCAAACAGCTGCCAGAGCGAGCTGCACGAGAAGTACATGCTGCTGTGCATGCACGGCACGCCGGGCCACGAGAACTTCGTGCAGTGGGAGATGGAGGTGTGCAAACTGCCGCGGCTGTCTCTCAACGGCGTGCGATTTAAGCGGATATCGGGCACCTCCATGGCCTTCAAAAACATTGCCTCCAAAATAGCCAACGAGCTCAAGCTTTAA
- the MARK2 gene encoding serine/threonine-protein kinase MARK2 isoform X7, producing the protein MLRGRNSAASADEQPHIGNYRLLKTIGKGNFAKVKLARHILTGKEVAVKIIDKTQLNSSSLQKLFREVRIMKVLNHPNIVKLFEVIETEKTLYLVMEYASGGEVFDYLVAHGRMKEKEARAKFRQIVSAVQYCHQKFIVHRDLKAENLLLDADMNIKIADFGFSNEFTFGNKLDTFCGSPPYAAPELFQGKKYDGPEVDVWSLGVILYTLVSGSLPFDGQNLKELRERVLRGKYRIPFYMSTDCENLLKKFLILNPSKRGTLEQIMKDRWMNVGHEDDELKPYVEPLPDYKDPRRTELMVSMGYTREEIQDSLVGQRYNEVMATYLLLGYKSSELEGDTITLKPRPSADLTNSNAPSPSHKVQRSVSANPKQRRFSDQAGPAIPTSNSYSKKTQSNNAENKRPEDDRESGRKASSTAKVPASPLPGLERKKTTPTPSTNSVLSTSTNRSRNSPLLERASLGQASIQNGKDSLTMPGSRASTASASAAVSAARPRQHQKSMSASVHPNKATGLPPTDSNCEVPRPSTAPQRVPVASPSAHNISSSGGAPDRTNFPRGVSSRSTFHAGQLRQVRDQQNLPYGVTPASPSGNSQGRRGASGSIFSKFTSKFVRRNLSFRFARRNLNEPESKDRVETLRPHVVGGGGTDKEKEEFREAKPRSLRFTWSMKTTSSMEPNEMMREIRKVLDANSCQSELHEKYMLLCMHGTPGHENFVQWEMEVCKLPRLSLNGVRFKRISGTSMAFKNIASKIANELKL; encoded by the exons ATGCTGCGGGGCCGCAACTCAGCCGCCTCTGCTGACGAGCAGCCCCACATCGGCAACTACCGGCTCCTTAAGACCATCGGCAAGGGCAACTTCGCCAAGGTGAAGCTGGCCCGGCACATCCTGACCGGGAAGGAG GTAGCTGTGAAGATCATTGACAAGACTCAACTGAactcctccagcctccagaaa ctaTTCCGCGAAGTAAGAATAATGAAGGTTTTGAATCATCCCAACATAG TTAAGTTATTTGAAGTGATCGAGACTGAAAAAACTCTCTACCTTGTCATGGAGTACGCTAGCGGAG GAGAGGTGTTTGATTACCTGGTGGCTCATGGcaggatgaaagaaaaagaggctcGAGCCAAATTCCGCCAG ataGTGTCTGCTGTGCAGTACTGTCACCAGAAGTTTATTGTTCATAGAGACTTAAAG GCGGAAAACCTGCTCTTGGATGCTGATATGAACATCAAGATTGCAGACTTCGGCTTCAGCAACGAATTCACCTTTGGGAACAAGCTGGATACCTTCTGCGGCAGTCCCCCGTATGCTGCCCCAGAGCTCTTCCAGGGCAAAAAGTATGACGGACCCGAGGTGGATGTGTGGAGCCTGGGAGTTATCCTGTATACACTGGTCAGCGGGTCCCTGCCTTTTGATGGACAGAACCTCAAG GAGCTACGGGAGCGGGTACTGAGGGGAAAATACCGCATTCCGTTCTACATGTCCACGGACTGTGAAAACCTGCTTAAGAAATTTCTCATTCTCAATCCCAGCAAGAGAGGCACTTTAGAG CAAATCATGAAAGATCGATGGATGAATGTGGGTCACGAAGATGACGAATTAAAGCCTTATGTGGAGCCACTCCCTGACTACAAGGACCCCCGGCGGACAG AATTGATGGTGTCCATGGGTTACACACGGGAAGAGATCCAGGACTCACTGGTGGGCCAGAGGTACAACGAAGTGATGGCCACCTATCTGCTCCTGGGCTACAAGAGCTCTGAG CTGGAGGGTGACACCATCACCTTGAAGCCCCGGCCTTCAGCTGATCTGACCAATAGCaatgccccttccccctcccacaagGTACAGCGTAGCGTCTCGGCCAACCCCAAGCAGCGGCGCTTCAGTGACCAGG CTGGTCCTGCCATTCCCACGTCCAATTCCTACTCTAAGAAGACTCAGAGTAATAACGCAGAAAATAAGCGGCCTGAGGACGACCGGGAGTCAGGGCGGAAGGCCAGCAGCACAGCCAAAGTGCCCGCCAGCCCCTTGCCCGGCCTGGAGAGGAAGaagaccacccccaccccttccacg AACAGCGTCCTCTCCACCAGCACAAACCGAAGCAGGAATTCCCCCCTTTTGGAGAGGGCCAGCCTTGGCCAGGCCTCCATCCAGAATGGCAAAGACAG CCTAACCATGCCAGGGTCCCGGGCCTCCACGGCTTCTGCTTCCGCCGCAGTCTCTGCGGCCCGGCCCCGCCAGCACCAGAAATCCATGTCGGCCTCCGTGCACCCCAACAAGGCCACTGGGCTGCCCCCCACGGACAGTAACTGTGAGGTGCCGCGGCCCAG CACGGCCCCCCAGCGTGTCCCTGTCGCCTCCCCCTCCGCCCACAACATCAGCAGCAGTGGTGGAGCCCCAGACCGAACTAATTTCCCCCGGGGCGTGTCCAGTCGAAGCACCTTCCACGCTGGGCAGCTCCGGCAGGTGCGGGACCAGCAGAATTTGCCCTACGGTGTGACCCCAGCGTCTCCCTCTGGCAACAGCCAGGGCCGGCGGGGGGCCTCGGGGAGCATCTTCAGCAAATTCACTTCCAAGTTTGTACGCAG aaatctGTCTTTCAGGTTTGCCAGAAG gaacctgaaTGAACCTGAGAGCAAAGACCGAGTGGAGACGCTCAG ACCTCACGTGGTGGGCGGCGGAGGCACTGACAAAGAAAAGGAGGAGTTTCGGGAGGCCAAGCCGCGCTCGCTACGCTTCACGTGGAGTATGAAGACCACGAGCTCCATGGAGCCCAATGAGATGATGCGGGAGATCCGCAAGGTGCTGGACGCAAACAGCTGCCAGAGCGAGCTGCACGAGAAGTACATGCTGCTGTGCATGCACGGCACGCCGGGCCACGAGAACTTCGTGCAGTGGGAGATGGAGGTGTGCAAACTGCCGCGGCTGTCTCTCAACGGCGTGCGATTTAAGCGGATATCGGGCACCTCCATGGCCTTCAAAAACATTGCCTCCAAAATAGCCAACGAGCTCAAGCTTTAA